The Dunckerocampus dactyliophorus isolate RoL2022-P2 chromosome 16, RoL_Ddac_1.1, whole genome shotgun sequence nucleotide sequence GAATGAATTTTATGTTGGTGGTTGTATTAAAAAGTGTAGAGATACTTTTTTTCCGTGCATTGTTTTTGCTCTTTAACACaaaattattctcataattctttttttttgttgtttccaaTTTCTGAAACAGCgccgtttattattattataactattattattggCATGCTAACTCCATTCCCTTGCACCAGTCTTTATTGTAACAGTAtgcattgtatttattatttttaaaaattactgcACTCGGGGGCCACATGGTGCCCAAGTGGATAGCACGTCTGCTTGCAGTGTGGGGATACGTGTTCGAATCTCCGGttactatacagtacatgcatctTACGTGATGTATTGGTGTCAATGATTGTTTGTGTCTAtagtatgtgtcctgtgattagCTGCCAATTAGTCttactcaaagtcagctggggtaggctccatcCCAGCagtgactctaatgaggacaagtgctCTGGAAAACGGATAGATGCATATGAGcgttaaaaaatgtacaaaggcaaaaatatatattttttttaattatgaaaTTTTAATCTCTTTTTACTGCAGCAAGCAAGTTGGGCATGAGTGAATGGCGCCCTCTGCCGGTTGCTCAGGTCTTATCGATAGGAGCTACATTTGTTGTAAatcaattagggctgtcaatcgattaaaataatGAATCAGAGaggtttttatttataataaatagGGATATTAATCTCTGTGGTAAAGGATTTGATATCCATCTGGATACACGGGTTGGGATACGAATCAAAAACCATACATAGTGTGCAAACAATATGATTGGATATGAGTCatcggttacatttgttgatgtagacatgaatcgcgcattgtaaaataaagacgccaattgtataaaagtgtcattcttacagtatgttcaaatgtgtaaaagaacacatcatatccccaagcgtGCTGTAAGGCAGGGAGGGGTCCCCAATCACTGGGCCACGGGAAacgttcaggcgcaatgatttaaaaaaacacgcacacaaataactacatcaaattttatgtaaagggatatcactTTTGGctatatgggccattattttattcaaaaaataatatacagttagaaattcataagtttttgcatgttgaatGCGAGCTTTGTtggatggtccttgaacgcatcatctaactttctcccacgctgcacagatagaatactatatttttaccctttttctttcacctcatatttgctcccaaatgctgatactgtgtgggaatgcataaagttaagatttgatgaccttattgagtgctaatgtgtatatttgttggtacacaacatctctgaaaaaacaagtccaggctggtactggtggatggtggtttCATTTGATACACAGTAATGAATAAATGAGATCAATTAGATAGCTATGAtatacgtatgttttgctgatgtgttgaaaatctttcacggtgactagctagcgctgctaatgctatttacatccattctcgtcttcagtcttGGTCACACTGACACAAGCCCCCCAAATAGCTGTTCTCAGCTATGCCGGCCGGTAAATAGCAGCtcctaacccaaattttagctcgcagttcaaacggcttgcatctaaaaacaaaacaaaaaaaacagtcggGACACTCGTATGGCAAGGTACCCTTTTGtagaaatgacaataaaaaaaaatatctggagtgctccagtaccttctcaCTTGTCTCTGGCAGTCGACATACTGCTGTGTCGAGGGGCGGACAGGCCATGCGCTCGTTAATCGCgtgtcaaaaaaaaatagtgctatTAAAGGACATTTCcgtaactttgacagccctaaaatcAATCCATTGATTGAGCATACCCGTCTATGCAATATATAACATGTTTGTGTCTTATACAGAAGATGATGCGCCAGGTGACAAGCGGCGACTTCTGCATGAACGCACGGCCGTCGTGCCTGGCGGAGGACGGCCATCACCCGGCCACTCACTTTGACCTTTGCGCCACACAGCCCAACAAGTTCTACCCCCCCCCTCCGCCACCGTCACTCCAGATGACGCTGGCCCCCATGGCACTGCCCGCTCCGAGCCACAAGGCCATGGTGTGCCCGAGACAGGAAGTTCTCGGGGGTGACCCGCAGTTACCCGTGAAGCTCCCGGGTGTGAAAAGTGGCGACCCAGAGGCGGTGGCGGGAGACGACAGCAAAAAGAAGAACAAAGGTGCCGGGAAGACGGGCAGGAGGGGGCGCCCCCTGGGCACCACCAAGCTGGCGGGGTACAGGACCAGCACGGGGCGCCCCCTCGGCACCACCAGGGCTGCCGGCTTCAAGACGAGCCCGGGCCGGCCACTGGGCACTACCAGGGCGGCGGGCTACAAGGTGAGCCCTGGGCGACCCCCTGGCAGCATCAAGGGCCTCTCCCGTCTCAACAAACTGACGTACAGCGGCGCCTGCAGCGGGGCCGCCTTCCCATACCCCCTCCCTCACAAGGACATCCTGTGTGAACCCTCGTGCAAGGACAAGAGTCCTACAGAGTGACGCTTCTCCTGCAGGGTGGAGTCCTcctcactgttttttttatcagccTTCTATCATCGCTGTCATTACCAGGATTTGGCACACTCCTGATGGGCAACACCAAGGATTCCCATGCCAGTGGATCCTTTGAACGCAACACCAATCAGATGGTCTGCTCACTGACAGCTGTGGTGGtggacaaagtttttttttttaagttggcaTGATGTGAAAGTGAGACTATCAGGGATGTGGCGTTCAGGCGTGGCTACATGTAGCACTTTTTCCCACGCGTCCACTTTGTGTCTAAATATTAATGCATGTAAGTGTCACCCACTCTGTAAACAAGGAGTCCCGCTTCATCG carries:
- the c16h5orf24 gene encoding UPF0461 protein C5orf24 homolog; its protein translation is MMRQVTSGDFCMNARPSCLAEDGHHPATHFDLCATQPNKFYPPPPPPSLQMTLAPMALPAPSHKAMVCPRQEVLGGDPQLPVKLPGVKSGDPEAVAGDDSKKKNKGAGKTGRRGRPLGTTKLAGYRTSTGRPLGTTRAAGFKTSPGRPLGTTRAAGYKVSPGRPPGSIKGLSRLNKLTYSGACSGAAFPYPLPHKDILCEPSCKDKSPTE